AGGAGCAGGTTCGCCGCCCTCACGCTCACCCCGGCCCTGTCGGTGTCCACCGTCTTCGATTCCTGCTACCACGGCCTGTCCACCCAGGCAGCGACGCTCTACCGGCGCCTGGCCCAACACCCGGGCCCCGACCTGTCCCACGAGCTGGCACGACACCTGGCCGAACCCGACGAGACCGACCACACCACCACCCTGGCCGAACTCCGCGAAGCCCACCTGCTCCAGGAAACCGACCGGCGCTACCGGTTCCATGACCTCGTCCGCACCCACGCGCGAGCGACCGGCGAGCACGCCGACACCCCCGAGTCGCGCGCGGAGTCCCTGCGCCGCGCGCTGCACTGGTACCTCACCCGCGCGGCCGCGGCCGATCTGATCATCACGCCGCAGCGCCAACGGATCGGCCCCCACCACGCGCGGCAGGCCGCGCACCGACCCACCTGGTCCGGCGCGACCGAGGCGCTCGACTGGTTCGACCGCGAACGCGCCAACCTCGCGGCCGTGCTCGCCGAGGCCCACAGGACAGGGCAGGACGAGGTAGTCTGGCAGCTGTGCGAAGCCATGTGGAGCTTTTTCCTGCACCGCAAGCACTACCGTGACTGGATCGACTCACACCACCTCGGCATCGAAGCTGCCGCCCGACTCGGCCACCACCGCGCCGAAGCACGCCTGCGCTGCCAACTCGGCTTCGCCCACCTCGACCTGGAGCACTTCGACACGGTGATCGAACTGTGCACCCCGGCACTGCGGCTGGCCGAAGCCTCCCTCGACCGCGCCGGAATCTCCACGGCGCTGTCCCAACTCGCGAAGGCGGCCCGTGGTCGGGGCGACCACGAACTCTCCCTGCGCTACTTCCGGCGAGCCCTGCGGCTGGACGAGAACACCGGCAACCGGCGCGGCATCGCCCTGCGCTGCCGACGTATCGGCACCCTGCTCGCCGAAACGGGCAACCACGGCGAAGCCGCGATCAATCTCGACCGGGCGCTCGCGCTGCTGACCGAGCTCTCCGACCACCGTGGACGTGCCAGAGCACTGACCGACCGGGGTGACCTCCACATCCGCCGCGGGGAGTTCGCCGCGGCCGAGACCTGCCTGACCGAGGCGCTGGCGGTGATGCGCGAGTCCGGCTCGCCCACCTACCAGGCAGACGTCCTCGGCGAGCTCGGCGAGCTCGCGACACGACGCGGAGAGCTCACCACGGCCCTGCGGCACTGGAGGGAGGCCGAGCGGCTGTTCCGCCTGTGCTCGCACCCGCGTGCGAACCGGGTGCGCGCGCGGCTGGACAACCTCGCCCGTGAACATCCCGGTGGCACCACCCCCGACGAACCGCCGCGGGACTGAGTTGCCGAACCGGTTCCTCCGCCCCGCTCAGCCGTCCACCCGCACCACCACGCGCAGCGTGCGCGGACCGTGCACCCCCTCGACCCGGTCCAGCTCGATGTCCGAGGTCGCCGAAGGGCCGCTGATCATGGTCGTCGGGCGCACGGGGTCGAGCCTGCCCACCGCCTCGGGGACACCGAGGACCACGGAGGACAGATCCACCACGCACACGTGCAGGTCCGGCACCAGGGTCAGCGCCCGCCTGCCCTGATCGCCCGCGGCGTCCAGGAAGACGGTTCCGGTCTCGGCGCACGTCACAGCCGAGGAGGTCACCACCCCGTCCACGTCCTCCAACCACCGGACGGGGGACTCCGCCGAGTCGACCTCGACCCGGCCGGTGAACTCCTCAGTCCAGGAAGCGTCCAGCCCACCGGGCACGGCGACCAGCCGCGCGTCCCCGAGAGCCTCGGCGACCGTGGACGCCGTCTCCGCCACCGAACACCGGTACACATCCGCCCGGTACTCGCCGAGCCGGTCCACGAGCAACTCCAGCCGCTGCTCACCGGACGATTCACGCCCTCCGCGGTACTCGCGGGGGACGGTCACCGGCTCCGGGGGTGCGGCGGCCAGCGCGTCCCGCACCCGTCCCAACACGACATCACGCGCGTTCACGACTCACCTCGCTCTGCCTCACGACGAGCAGCTCGGACAGCTTCCCTGCCGTCCTCCGAGTCCCACCACTCGCGGAACGTCCGCTTCGGGGGAGCGGGAAGATCACGCGCCGAGGTCCAGGCGTTCAACGGTGGCGGAAGAGCGCTGATCCGCCCGTCCGCGCCCCCGAGCACCCTGCCCAGCCTGGACGCGCGCTGCGCCTTGGTGAAACGCTTGGCCGAGGACATGGCCAGCGAGGACGCCCGCATCATCGCGGCCTCGGCGGTGTAGCGGCTCTGCTCCACGTGCTGGTGGCGCAGCTCCACCAGCAGCGAGGGAATGTCGATCTTGACCGGGCACACGTCGTAGCACGCCCCGCACAGGCTCGACGCGTACGGCAGGGACGCGTTCGGATCGTCCCGCGACTCGTGCATCCCCGCCAGCTGCGGAGTGAGCACCGCGCCGATCGGCCCCGGGTAGGTCGATCCGTAGGCCTTGCCGCCGGTGCGCTCGTACACCGGGCACACGTTCAGGCAGGCCGAGCAGCGGATGCACTGCAACGCCTCCCGCCCCACACCGTCGGCCAGGGTGGCGCTGCGCCCGTTGTCCAGCAGCACCAGGTGGAACTCCTCCGGCCCGTCCCCCTCGGTCACCCCCGTCCACATCGAGGTGTAGGGATTCATCCGCTCCCCCGTGGAGGAACGCGGCAGCAGCTGGAGGAACACCTCGAGATCGGTGAAGCTCGGGACGAGCTTCTCGATGCCCATCACCGTGATGAGCGTTTCCGGCATGGTCAGGCACATCCGACCGTTTCCCTCGGACTCGACCACGCTCAGCGTGCCCGTGTCGGCCACCCCGAAGTTCGCCCCCGAGATCGCCACCCGCGTGCTCATGAACTTCGAGCGCAAGTACTTGCGGGCCTCCTCGGCCAGCCGCACCGGGTCGTCGTCCAGGTTCGGATCCACCCCCGGCATCTCGCGCAGGAAGATGTCCCTGATCTCCGCGCGATTGCGGTGAATGGCCGGAACGAGGATGTGCGAAGGCCGATCGGCCCCCAGCTGGACGATCAACTCGGCCAGATCGGTCTCCACGGGTGAGATCCCAGCGGACCCGAGGTGCTCGTTGAGGCCGATCTCCTGGGTGGCCATCGACTTCACCTTCAGGACCTCGTCCGAGTCCTTGTCCGCGACCAGCCGGGTGACGATCTCGTTGGCCTCGTCGGCGTCGCGGGCCCAGTGCACCACTCCCCCGCGCTCGGTCACCTCGCGTTCGAACCGCTCGAGCAGCTCGGGAAGCCGGGCCAGCACATCGGCCTTGAGCGCCGAACCCGCCGAACGCAGCTCCTCCCAGTCGGGCAGCTCGTCGGCCACCTGATCGCGCTTGCCCCGGATCGTCGCGGTGGCCTTGCCGAGGTTGCGCCGCTGCTGCGTGTCGTCCAGCGCGGTGTGCGCCGCCTCCGGGAAGGACTGGTCACCGCGCAGATGCCCGGTCGCGTACGGGGCCCGGGGCGGCGGGGTGGGAAACCCGAGGAACGCGCTGCTCATGCGGAAACCTCCTCTTCCGAACGGAACCGCTGCTCGGTGGAAGCGAGTATCTCGGCCAGGTGCACCGTGCCGGTCCCGGTGCGCAGCCGGGAGAGTCCACCGCCGATGTGCATCAGGCAGGAGGAATC
This genomic stretch from Actinopolyspora halophila DSM 43834 harbors:
- a CDS encoding tetratricopeptide repeat protein; this translates as MPGENTPAHRASHTAGPDPSTTDNELSDPVSGNVVQAGTVHGGQHLRAHSPGTQPVPRQLPPQPHLLVGREAEQAELDNQLRDTAERPVLISVSGPGGVGKTTLTLDWLHRQHARFPDGQLFVEGSSPSANTPRSAADILGHLLRSLGVSPEAIPLDIGERLSWYRSLTSGKSLVVFVDDAVSAAQVRPLLPNSPTGALLITSRTRPVSLALDGAHFLEVPPLDEQSGLRVISELLGNPRTEAEPDNARALVRLCSGFPLALAVSSARQAAHPQWPLEHTVTRLRDRRSRFAALTLTPALSVSTVFDSCYHGLSTQAATLYRRLAQHPGPDLSHELARHLAEPDETDHTTTLAELREAHLLQETDRRYRFHDLVRTHARATGEHADTPESRAESLRRALHWYLTRAAAADLIITPQRQRIGPHHARQAAHRPTWSGATEALDWFDRERANLAAVLAEAHRTGQDEVVWQLCEAMWSFFLHRKHYRDWIDSHHLGIEAAARLGHHRAEARLRCQLGFAHLDLEHFDTVIELCTPALRLAEASLDRAGISTALSQLAKAARGRGDHELSLRYFRRALRLDENTGNRRGIALRCRRIGTLLAETGNHGEAAINLDRALALLTELSDHRGRARALTDRGDLHIRRGEFAAAETCLTEALAVMRESGSPTYQADVLGELGELATRRGELTTALRHWREAERLFRLCSHPRANRVRARLDNLAREHPGGTTPDEPPRD
- a CDS encoding LutC/YkgG family protein produces the protein MNARDVVLGRVRDALAAAPPEPVTVPREYRGGRESSGEQRLELLVDRLGEYRADVYRCSVAETASTVAEALGDARLVAVPGGLDASWTEEFTGRVEVDSAESPVRWLEDVDGVVTSSAVTCAETGTVFLDAAGDQGRRALTLVPDLHVCVVDLSSVVLGVPEAVGRLDPVRPTTMISGPSATSDIELDRVEGVHGPRTLRVVVRVDG
- a CDS encoding LutB/LldF family L-lactate oxidation iron-sulfur protein; this translates as MSSAFLGFPTPPPRAPYATGHLRGDQSFPEAAHTALDDTQQRRNLGKATATIRGKRDQVADELPDWEELRSAGSALKADVLARLPELLERFEREVTERGGVVHWARDADEANEIVTRLVADKDSDEVLKVKSMATQEIGLNEHLGSAGISPVETDLAELIVQLGADRPSHILVPAIHRNRAEIRDIFLREMPGVDPNLDDDPVRLAEEARKYLRSKFMSTRVAISGANFGVADTGTLSVVESEGNGRMCLTMPETLITVMGIEKLVPSFTDLEVFLQLLPRSSTGERMNPYTSMWTGVTEGDGPEEFHLVLLDNGRSATLADGVGREALQCIRCSACLNVCPVYERTGGKAYGSTYPGPIGAVLTPQLAGMHESRDDPNASLPYASSLCGACYDVCPVKIDIPSLLVELRHQHVEQSRYTAEAAMMRASSLAMSSAKRFTKAQRASRLGRVLGGADGRISALPPPLNAWTSARDLPAPPKRTFREWWDSEDGREAVRAARREAERGES